One Thermogemmatispora onikobensis genomic window carries:
- a CDS encoding response regulator, with amino-acid sequence MSKLVMVIDDSLTVRKIIETSLRREGFDYVSYPDGIQALEALTKHKHRVPDLVILDIGLPKMDGYEIARILRTKPQFGNTVIVMLSGRDGVIDRLKGRLAGAKDYLTKPFRTQDVISVVQAHLGSPTPTYS; translated from the coding sequence ATGAGCAAACTCGTCATGGTGATAGATGATTCGCTGACCGTGCGCAAGATCATCGAGACCAGCCTGAGACGTGAGGGCTTCGATTACGTCAGCTATCCTGATGGGATTCAGGCGCTGGAGGCTCTCACGAAGCATAAACACCGCGTTCCTGACCTGGTGATCCTCGACATCGGTCTGCCCAAGATGGATGGCTACGAGATTGCTCGCATTTTGCGAACAAAGCCCCAATTTGGTAATACGGTCATTGTCATGCTCTCGGGGCGTGATGGGGTGATTGATCGTCTTAAGGGGCGTCTGGCGGGCGCCAAAGATTACCTCACCAAACCATTCCGAACGCAGGATGTCATTTCGGTTGTGCAGGCCCACCTGGGTAGCCCGACCCCGACCTACAGTTAG
- a CDS encoding SDR family oxidoreductase, whose protein sequence is MADAPFREHVVLITGASRGIGEQLAYQLAEQGAWLALAARSSEALETVAATCRTRGARALAVPTDLRDEAQCRRLVERTISEYGRLDMLINNAGMGFPRRFETLSDLSTIRAEIELNYLGTVYCTYYALPYLKRSRGRIVGVNSFGGQLGLPGTAGYNASKHAMRGFLNTLRTELHGSGVSVSITYLSAVRTARLQEVMGKQARKVPALDPDRCARLILRQAARRRREQVLTLSGKTLVWLNRWAPALVERLLASTALISYRE, encoded by the coding sequence ATGGCTGATGCCCCTTTTCGCGAGCACGTGGTGCTTATTACGGGTGCTTCGCGCGGCATCGGTGAGCAACTGGCTTATCAGCTGGCAGAACAGGGCGCCTGGCTGGCTCTGGCCGCCCGCAGCAGCGAGGCGCTGGAGACCGTGGCCGCCACCTGCCGGACCCGTGGCGCCCGCGCCCTGGCCGTCCCTACCGACTTGCGCGATGAGGCCCAATGTCGACGTCTGGTCGAGCGCACGATCAGTGAATATGGTCGCCTCGATATGCTGATCAATAACGCCGGCATGGGCTTCCCCCGCCGCTTCGAGACCCTCAGCGACCTCTCGACCATCCGCGCCGAGATCGAGCTGAACTATTTGGGCACAGTCTACTGCACCTACTACGCCTTGCCATATTTGAAGCGCAGTCGCGGGCGCATCGTGGGCGTTAACAGCTTCGGTGGCCAGCTCGGTCTACCGGGTACCGCTGGCTACAATGCGTCGAAGCATGCCATGCGTGGCTTCTTGAATACCTTACGCACGGAGCTGCACGGCAGCGGGGTCAGCGTCTCGATTACCTACTTGAGCGCCGTGCGAACAGCACGTCTGCAGGAGGTGATGGGCAAGCAGGCCAGGAAGGTGCCCGCCCTCGACCCTGACCGCTGCGCCCGCCTGATCCTGCGTCAGGCCGCTCGCCGGCGCCGCGAGCAGGTGCTGACTCTCTCGGGTAAGACCCTGGTCTGGCTGAACCGCTGGGCACCGGCCCTGGTCGAGCGCTTGCTGGCATCGACCGCTCTGATTTCTTACCGCGAGTGA